GGCACGGTGCGCCCGGACCTTGTGGCGGTTGCCGCACCGGTCCATCGAGCACCAGCGGCGGCGCCCGGGACGCGAGGTGTCGGCGAAGACGAGCGCGCAGTTGTCGGCGCCGCAGACGCGGACCCGGTCGGCGTACGGCCCGGTGAGGAGCTCGACCGCGTCCCGGGCGACCGTGGCGAGGAGCCGGGCCCCGGTGGCTCCGGGCGCCCACGCGCGCGTGCCGTCGGCGGCGATCAGGGCGACGAGCGGCGGCTCGGCGGCTGCGGCGTTGACCGTCGCCAGCTCCCCGGGGTCGGGGGCGGCGCCCCCGACCCGCGCCAGGGCGAGGCCCCAGAGCGCGTCCCGCACGTCCCGGACGGCCGCCAGCTCGGCGTCCGTGACGGTCACGTCGAGTCCGGGTGCGAGGCGGCAGCCCCGCACCCAGTCGAGCAGCCCGTCGACCCGGTCGAGGACCTCGTACTGCGCGGCGACCGGCCCGGGTCCACCGGTGAGCAGCAGCTCCAGGCAGAGGGCCCCGGCATCGAAGCGGAACACCTGCCCGTCGCGGTGCCGAAGGGTCATTCCGGTGGCGGCCAGTGTCATGTAACCAGTATAACCAGTTACATGAAGCCCATCCATTGGAAGCTTGTCCTCGACGCCGCCGACCCGCACGCCCAGGCCGTCTTCTGGGCCGCCGCACTCGGCTACGCGGAGGAGAACCACGACGCCCTCATCCGGCGCCTCCTCGACCTCGGGGCCGCCCAGCCCGAGCAGACCGTGACCGTCCACGAGGGCACGGACCACGAGCGCCTCGGCTGGCGCGACCTCGCCGCCGTCCGCCACCCGGACGACCCCCAGGACCCGGCGACGGGCGGCGGGCTCGGCCGGCGCCTCCTCATCCAGCGCGTCCCGGAACCCAAGACCGTCAAGAACCGGCTCCACCTCGACCTCCACCCGGACCCGGGCACCCGCGAGGCCGAGGTCACCCGCCTGGAGGCGCTCGGCGCGACGGTCCTGCGCCGGGTGGACGAACCGTCCGGGTCCTGGACGGTCATGGCCGACCCGGAGGGCAACGAGTTCTGCGTGCATTGAGGGCCGAGGTCAGGGCCTGCGCACCTCGAAGTGGAAGCAGCCGTACTCCACGGCGCGGACGTGCACGAGAACGACGGCCGGGTCGGCGAAGGCCTCCTCGAAGGCCTGCTCGAAGCCTTCGCCGGGAGCTTCGGGCAGCTCCAGGAGCCGCCCGCCGGCGATCCGGCCCTCCGCGTCGTACCGCCGGACGGTCCGCAGCGCCCCGGCCCGCTCGAAGGGGTACGCCTCCGAGGACCCGGGGCCGCCGCACTCCTCGGCGTGCACGAAGACGGGCCCCTGCTCGTCGTACGCTCCCGGCTCGACCCCACCCTCGGCCGCCCAGCGCCGCAGCGGCGCGTACGAGACGAGCGCGATCCGCTCCCCGGCGACGGAGAGCCGCAGACAGCAGCGCAGAGGACTCCCGCCCTCGGCGTCGACGAACGGCACACAGGGCTGCCCGGCATCGTCGGTGACGCGCAACTGGGCGTGGACGGCGGGCGAGATGGCGCGGGCGAGGTAGATGCTCATGGGCCCAGCGTCACGCGGCACGGCAAAGGCCGCTGGCGGAATTCGGACGGGGCGCTCGGGGCGGGGGCGAGGCTCTGGGGGTGGGCCTGCTTCGTGGGCTTCTGGTGGGGCCGCCCTCTTTCCGAGAGTCGCAGCTTCCACCACCGCGTCAAGGGCGCCTGCGGCGTCGCGATGCGATGGCCTACGGCCACCCTTGACCCGGCGCCGGAAGCTGCGCAAAAACTCTCGGAGGGCGGTCCGGGGCCGGGGTCACGCGGGGGCTTCGGGCATCGGCGGGGGCTGGAGGGCGCCCGGCGGGCCGGTGGGGTGGGGCTTGGTTCGTAGCCGGGGCGGGCGGACATCTTCCGGTGGGTTCGGGGTGCGCGGCCGTTGAATGGGGCAGCCGGGCCTGGCTAAGCGGCGAACGTCCGTCCCTTGGCGGGGATTCAGGCCCGGCTGGTCACTCCCGGCGGGTGGAGAGGTGACTAACGTGCAGCTACTCCGAGTAACAGCCCCCGAGATAACCCCCAAAGGGCGTACATCGCCCTTATCGGGCGGAGAAAGTGCACCAATGTCTCACCGCCAGCCGCCAGCCGCCAGCCGCCTCAGCCCCGACCACGCACCGCCCTCCGTCCACGACCGGCTGCCCAGCGCCTACCACCCACCGGGAGTGACCAGCGGGGCCTGAATCCCCAACTCCCCACCGGCCGCGACCCGCTAAGCGCCGCCCGGCTGCCCCATTCAACAACCGCGAACCCCGCACCAACCCCCACAGACACACCCGGCCCCGCCACTAACCAAGCCCCACCCCACCGGCCCGCCACACGCCATCCCGACCCCCGCCAATGCCCGGGCCCCCGCGTGGCCACGCCCCGGCCGCCCTCCGAGAGGTCTTTCGCTCCTGGAGCCGCCGGGTCAAGGGTGGCCGTAGGCCATCGCATCGCGACGCCGTAGGCGCCCTTGACGCGGTGGTGGAAGGTGCGACTCTCGGAAAGAGGGCGGCCGCACCAGAAGCCCACCGGAAACGCCCACCCCCAGCACCCCTGCGGGCCCACCGGCACCCCCAACCCCCGGCGTCCCGCCCCGGGTTCGCTCAGCGAACGCACCTGACCGGTTTCCGCTCTTGACGCGGAGTCAAACTCTCACTGAACATTCAGCACGCACAGCAGAACAACTGAACACCGCACATGCACTCGCACAGCTCCAGCGCCTCGTGGCACCCACGCCCGAGGCGTCTCGCACGTTCCGTCCCATCCCCGTTCGGAATCCGGAGCCCCCACATGAACATCTCCGTGCCCAGACGCGTCACCGCGGTCGCCGCTCTCGCGGCCCTCGCGCTCGCCGGTCTCACCGGTACCGCCGGCGCCGAGTCGCAGGCGGCCGCCGCCGCCCCCGACATCCCCCTGGCCAACGTCAAGCAGCACTTGACGGACCTTCAGTCGATCGCCACCGCCAACGGCGGCAACCGCGCCCACGGCCGTACCGGCTACAAGGCGTCCATCGACTTCGTGAAGGCCAAGCTCGACGCCGCCGGATACACCACCACCATCCAGCAGTTCACCTCCAGCGGCGCCACCGGCTACAACCTCATCGCCGACTGGCCGGGCGGCGACCCGAACCAGGTCCTGATGGCCGGCGCGCACCTCGACTCGGTCAGCTCGGGCGCCGGCATCAACGACAACGGCTCCGGCTCCGCCGCCGTCCTGGAGACGGCCCTCGCGGTCGCCCGCTCCGGCTACCAGCCCTCCAAGCACCTGCGGTTCGGCTGGTGGGGCGCGGAGGAGCTCGGTCTCGTCGGCTCGAAGTACTACGTCAGCCAGCTGCCGACCGCCGAGCGCGCGAAGGTCTCCGGCTACCTCAACTTCGACATGATCGGGTCGCCCAACCCGGGCTACTTCGTCTACGACGACGACCCGGCCATCGAGCAGACCTTCAAGAGCTACTTCGCGGGTCTCGGCGTCCCCACCGAGATCGAGACCGAGGGCGACGGCCGCTCGGACCACGCCTCG
The sequence above is a segment of the Streptomyces sp. NBC_01255 genome. Coding sequences within it:
- a CDS encoding CGNR zinc finger domain-containing protein, with the protein product MTLAATGMTLRHRDGQVFRFDAGALCLELLLTGGPGPVAAQYEVLDRVDGLLDWVRGCRLAPGLDVTVTDAELAAVRDVRDALWGLALARVGGAAPDPGELATVNAAAAEPPLVALIAADGTRAWAPGATGARLLATVARDAVELLTGPYADRVRVCGADNCALVFADTSRPGRRRWCSMDRCGNRHKVRAHRARTPPEGEV
- a CDS encoding M28 family metallopeptidase, translated to MNISVPRRVTAVAALAALALAGLTGTAGAESQAAAAAPDIPLANVKQHLTDLQSIATANGGNRAHGRTGYKASIDFVKAKLDAAGYTTTIQQFTSSGATGYNLIADWPGGDPNQVLMAGAHLDSVSSGAGINDNGSGSAAVLETALAVARSGYQPSKHLRFGWWGAEELGLVGSKYYVSQLPTAERAKVSGYLNFDMIGSPNPGYFVYDDDPAIEQTFKSYFAGLGVPTEIETEGDGRSDHASFKNVGIPVGGLFTGASRVKTSAQVSKWGGTATAFDRCYHSSCDNTSNINDTALDRNSDAVAHAIWALSGTSTPPTGTVFENTADVSVPDNGAAVTSTVNVTGVAGNAPSTLAVGVNIVHTYRGDLVVDLVAPDGSVYSLSNRSGGSADNIVQTFTVNASSEVANGAWKLRVQDKASADTGYINSFKLTFP
- a CDS encoding VOC family protein; protein product: MKPIHWKLVLDAADPHAQAVFWAAALGYAEENHDALIRRLLDLGAAQPEQTVTVHEGTDHERLGWRDLAAVRHPDDPQDPATGGGLGRRLLIQRVPEPKTVKNRLHLDLHPDPGTREAEVTRLEALGATVLRRVDEPSGSWTVMADPEGNEFCVH
- a CDS encoding DUF1203 domain-containing protein, whose protein sequence is MSIYLARAISPAVHAQLRVTDDAGQPCVPFVDAEGGSPLRCCLRLSVAGERIALVSYAPLRRWAAEGGVEPGAYDEQGPVFVHAEECGGPGSSEAYPFERAGALRTVRRYDAEGRIAGGRLLELPEAPGEGFEQAFEEAFADPAVVLVHVRAVEYGCFHFEVRRP